DNA from Candidatus Lokiarchaeota archaeon:
ACGTGATTTTGGGTCAGCTTATACCACTTGGAACCGGCTCAATTGATCTACTGATGAACCCTCAAGCATCGAATTCATAGTGATAAGAGTTGAAGATACATGTCGGAAACATTAAAACAGGTCATCTATCTGGCCATTCCCTGTAAAGGCCTAGCCTACAATCAAAGAAAGAGGTCGTAATAGTGAGTCTAGAACAGCCGATTGCTAGTGCAGCGAATACTGGCGAATGTCGTATTGGTGCTAAGTCATCAATCCGTGCAATAAAGATGGGAGAGGCCAAACTAGTTGTAGTTGCTGCCAACGCCCCAATTGATGTACTGGAAGATATCGACTACTATGCCAAAATGGGGAATGTTTCTACTAAGAGATTTGAAGGAACCTCTTGGGATTTGGGTGAAGTTATAGGCAAACCATTCATGGTTGCCGCAATAGCGGTCATTGAACCAGGTGATTCAAACATCCTCGAATTGGCGTGAGGGCGAATTTTTTGGGCAAAGTAAAGCTATCCATGGATGATATGGCTCTTATTGCCAAATTCGAACAAATTACCGGCGCTCCCGCAACTGATGTGATTGCTGAAGAGGACCGTCTCATTTTTGTTGTGAGTGGAAAACACTTGGGTAAAGCAATCGGTCCTCGAGGTTCTCACGTGAAAAAAGCTGCTGAACTCTTTGACAAGGAAATCGACATAGTCGAGGATGCAGATAATCCGGAAGACTTCGTGAAGAATGCATTGTCCCCAGCACGTGTTGATGAAGTAAACATTAGAGAGCAGAAGAATGGTCGCAAGGTTGCTTCGGTGAAAGTTAATGATAAAGACCGTGGTATTGCTATTGGCAAACAAGGGCGCAATGTAGCACGAGCCCGCATTCTTGCACAACGCCACTTTGATGTGGATCAAGTTGTAATAGATTGATGGTATGACTGTTTTTCATTAGTTATTTTTTTGTGCTCATTTCTTACAAGAAACCTTTTGTCGTGTCATAATTCTTTTAAGCCTCTAGGAGTGGCTTTGCTCTGACCCACCGTAGAGAACGCCATGAATGGTGTCTTAGCATTAGCACTAGGAGATGTTATGATTTGACCGGAAAGAAAAGCCCAATGGGTGAATTCGCAGCAAGAGACCTGAAGAGGAAACGCAAAAAATTCCGCTGGAAAAAAGCCAGTGTAAAACGGAAGCTTCTCAATTTAAAAGAGAAGACTGATCCCTTGGAAGGGGCACCCCAAGCCAATGGTATTGTACTTGAGAAAGTGGGAATCGAATCCAAACAACCTAACTCAGCTATTCGAAAGGCTGTGAGGATTCAGCTTTCCAAGAATGGGAAACAAATTACTGCTTTTATTCCTGGCGACGGTGGACTGAAGTACATCGATGAGCATGATATGGTGCTAGTAGAAGGAATAGGTGGGGCAATGGGCGGTGCTATGGGTGACTTGCCTGGAGTACGGTGGAAAGTCGTGAAGGTCAATGGTGTAGCCTTAGAATCATTAATCTACGGTAAAGCTGAGAAACCAATTCGGTAGAGGAAGAAAAATGTCAGAAGAAGCAACAACTGAAACTGAAGAACAGGAAACACACACAGCACCAAGGCTTCTGCTTTTCGGCAAATGGGATTCCACGAGGGTTCAAGTTGGCGAT
Protein-coding regions in this window:
- a CDS encoding 50S ribosomal protein L30e, translated to MSLEQPIASAANTGECRIGAKSSIRAIKMGEAKLVVVAANAPIDVLEDIDYYAKMGNVSTKRFEGTSWDLGEVIGKPFMVAAIAVIEPGDSNILELA
- a CDS encoding NusA-like transcription termination signal-binding factor; this translates as MDDMALIAKFEQITGAPATDVIAEEDRLIFVVSGKHLGKAIGPRGSHVKKAAELFDKEIDIVEDADNPEDFVKNALSPARVDEVNIREQKNGRKVASVKVNDKDRGIAIGKQGRNVARARILAQRHFDVDQVVID
- a CDS encoding 30S ribosomal protein S12 yields the protein MTGKKSPMGEFAARDLKRKRKKFRWKKASVKRKLLNLKEKTDPLEGAPQANGIVLEKVGIESKQPNSAIRKAVRIQLSKNGKQITAFIPGDGGLKYIDEHDMVLVEGIGGAMGGAMGDLPGVRWKVVKVNGVALESLIYGKAEKPIR